Proteins from a genomic interval of Candidatus Rokuibacteriota bacterium:
- a CDS encoding SDR family oxidoreductase: MKLTGKVALITNVSEFMGPAITEEFCREGASVALHDRNEAAAAPIAAIAAGLGREVQVLTGDLTRPAEADRVVDAVVARFGRLDILVNNSANPPTGSPTEQVTDAQWRAMMSRLLDEPFYCLRAALRVMRPAKRGKIINMSSAAAFPGLANYAAYSAARAGVNGLTKAVGREVARDGIQVNAIAQNYVENPTYFPSSLTNDPQKLARMVKNIPAGRLARSEESARLAVYLASEDADFFVGQVIPFSGGWVSP; this comes from the coding sequence ATGAAGCTCACCGGCAAGGTCGCCCTCATCACGAACGTCAGCGAGTTCATGGGCCCAGCGATCACGGAGGAGTTCTGCCGTGAGGGAGCCTCGGTCGCTCTCCACGACCGCAACGAAGCGGCCGCCGCGCCCATCGCCGCCATCGCCGCCGGATTGGGGCGCGAGGTGCAGGTCCTCACCGGCGATCTGACGCGCCCGGCCGAGGCCGACCGCGTCGTCGACGCGGTGGTCGCGCGCTTCGGCCGGCTCGACATCCTCGTCAACAACAGCGCCAACCCGCCCACGGGCAGTCCGACCGAACAGGTCACGGACGCCCAGTGGCGCGCGATGATGTCCCGCCTCCTCGACGAGCCCTTCTACTGCCTGCGCGCGGCGCTCCGCGTGATGCGCCCGGCCAAGCGCGGCAAGATCATCAACATGTCCTCGGCCGCGGCCTTCCCCGGGCTGGCCAACTACGCCGCCTACAGCGCGGCGCGCGCCGGCGTCAACGGCCTCACCAAGGCCGTCGGCCGCGAGGTGGCGCGCGACGGCATCCAGGTCAACGCCATCGCGCAGAACTACGTCGAGAACCCGACGTACTTCCCATCATCGCTCACGAACGACCCGCAGAAACTCGCGCGCATGGTCAAGAACATCCCGGCGGGCAGGCTCGCGCGCAGCGAGGAGTCGGCGCGGCTCGCGGTATACCTGGCCTCGGAGGACGCCGACTTCTTCGTGGGGCAAGTGATCCCGTTTTCGGGCGGCTGGGTGTCGCCGTGA
- a CDS encoding cupredoxin domain-containing protein yields the protein MVMAGVAGLLLGAAFVAALPAGAQAPQEIPLVIEKNRFQPDVIKVKAGAPFVLVITNKDKGPEEFESKDLRIEKIIPGGKTVRLKMPALKAGKYPFVGEYHSETAKATIVAE from the coding sequence ATGGTCATGGCAGGCGTGGCAGGACTCCTTCTGGGGGCGGCGTTCGTAGCGGCGCTCCCGGCCGGCGCACAGGCGCCCCAGGAGATCCCGCTCGTGATTGAGAAGAACCGGTTCCAGCCGGACGTCATCAAGGTCAAGGCCGGCGCGCCCTTCGTGCTGGTCATCACCAACAAGGACAAGGGGCCGGAGGAGTTCGAGAGCAAGGACCTCAGGATCGAGAAGATCATCCCCGGGGGCAAGACGGTACGGCTCAAGATGCCGGCCCTCAAAGCGGGCAAGTACCCCTTCGTGGGCGAGTACCACTCCGAGACGGCCAAAGCCACCATCGTCGCCGAGTAG
- the bfr gene encoding bacterioferritin, producing the protein MKGHDEIIALLNGVLTAELTAINQYFIHARMCENWGYERFWKKLRAEAMGEMHHADQLIERILYLEGVPNVQRLGKVNVGQTVPEQLRLDLELERAAVAALNAGIERCRSLGDNGSRDLLEEILKSEEGHIDWIEAQLELIKQAGEGNYLAQQIKESGA; encoded by the coding sequence ATGAAAGGACACGACGAGATCATCGCGCTGCTGAACGGGGTCCTCACGGCCGAGCTCACGGCCATCAACCAGTACTTCATCCACGCGCGCATGTGCGAGAACTGGGGCTACGAGCGGTTCTGGAAGAAGCTCCGCGCGGAGGCGATGGGCGAGATGCACCACGCCGACCAGCTGATAGAGCGCATCCTCTACCTCGAGGGCGTGCCGAACGTGCAGCGGCTGGGCAAGGTCAACGTCGGGCAGACCGTGCCCGAGCAGCTGCGTCTCGACCTCGAGCTGGAGCGGGCGGCCGTGGCGGCCCTCAACGCGGGCATCGAGCGGTGCCGCAGCCTCGGCGACAACGGCAGCCGCGACCTCCTCGAGGAGATCCTCAAATCCGAGGAGGGACACATCGACTGGATCGAGGCGCAGCTCGAACTGATCAAGCAGGCGGGCGAGGGCAACTACCTCGCCCAGCAGATAAAGGAGAGCGGCGCGTGA
- a CDS encoding (2Fe-2S)-binding protein: MIVCLCRDVSERQVETAVARGAATVHEISRACGAGSDCGACQHLLAALIEDARSAVCASGGRK; this comes from the coding sequence ATGATCGTCTGCCTCTGCCGCGATGTATCCGAACGCCAGGTCGAGACGGCCGTCGCCAGGGGCGCCGCGACGGTGCACGAGATCTCGCGTGCCTGCGGCGCCGGCAGCGACTGCGGCGCGTGCCAGCACCTGCTCGCCGCGCTCATCGAAGACGCCCGCAGCGCGGTGTGCGCATCCGGAGGACGGAAATGA
- a CDS encoding FTR1 family protein codes for MGATFVVTLREAFEAALILGIVYSYLEKIGARDGFRYVTWGGALGLLLSVAMGIAVTYLTGPLLDVGPEIITVVVIFAAVGLLTWHAWWMQQHARLIGGQVQHRIDLARARNRLWVVGLIAFTGVFREGAETVLFLWGILAQAGAEAGWGSAAGGVGGVAGAAALGFTIFRSGKHVSLSRFFGITTAFIMLLAAGFLSNGIGRLQGLGVLPLSDPLWNTSWLLSDGSVAGGFLSGLVGYRAQPTLPEVCAYVAYLIVAGALFFGRRTPDAVGLADPTRS; via the coding sequence ATGGGCGCCACCTTCGTCGTCACGCTGCGCGAGGCCTTCGAGGCCGCGCTGATCCTGGGCATCGTCTACAGCTATCTCGAGAAGATCGGGGCTCGCGACGGTTTTCGGTACGTGACGTGGGGCGGGGCGCTGGGCCTCCTGCTGAGCGTGGCCATGGGGATAGCCGTGACCTACCTGACGGGCCCGCTACTCGACGTCGGCCCCGAGATCATCACGGTGGTCGTCATCTTCGCGGCCGTGGGCCTGCTGACGTGGCACGCGTGGTGGATGCAGCAGCACGCGCGGCTCATCGGGGGACAGGTGCAGCATCGCATCGATCTGGCCCGGGCCCGGAATCGCCTGTGGGTCGTGGGGCTCATCGCCTTCACCGGCGTCTTTCGCGAAGGCGCGGAGACCGTCCTGTTCCTCTGGGGCATCCTGGCGCAGGCCGGCGCCGAAGCCGGGTGGGGCAGCGCGGCGGGCGGCGTCGGGGGAGTAGCGGGCGCCGCTGCCTTGGGTTTCACCATCTTCCGCAGCGGCAAGCACGTGAGTCTCTCACGCTTCTTCGGCATCACCACCGCGTTCATCATGCTGCTGGCCGCCGGATTCCTCAGCAATGGCATCGGCCGGCTCCAAGGCCTAGGGGTCCTGCCTCTGTCGGATCCGCTCTGGAACACCTCCTGGCTGCTGAGCGACGGGAGTGTCGCCGGCGGCTTCCTCTCGGGCCTCGTCGGCTACCGCGCGCAGCCCACTCTCCCAGAGGTCTGCGCCTACGTCGCGTATCTGATCGTGGCAGGCGCGCTCTTCTTCGGCCGCAGGACGCCGGACGCCGTCGGCCTGGCAGACCCGACACGGTCATGA